Proteins co-encoded in one Conexivisphaerales archaeon genomic window:
- the cgi121 gene encoding KEOPS complex subunit Cgi121 has protein sequence MERLDVRLISYTASHSPQDELKSLRQKFNELFIQSFDPAFIKSINQVRTTLYQTLYARRTCQSLARDMGVELLMRIAGEDQIERAVSVAGAKRGSKAYLVIAGDKDKVEDALPLLMKGLKDAKNAYDLPDKSDDDDYAISRAAMVGVDRFKPRAKAQTP, from the coding sequence TTGGAAAGACTTGACGTAAGGCTGATCAGCTATACTGCATCTCATTCTCCTCAGGACGAACTGAAAAGCCTTAGACAGAAGTTCAACGAGTTGTTCATCCAATCTTTCGACCCAGCTTTTATAAAAAGCATTAACCAAGTCAGGACGACTCTCTATCAGACTCTATATGCTAGAAGGACTTGTCAGTCTCTTGCCAGAGATATGGGAGTAGAGCTTCTGATGAGGATAGCTGGAGAAGACCAGATAGAAAGAGCAGTGTCAGTTGCAGGGGCAAAGAGAGGTAGCAAAGCATACCTAGTCATCGCAGGAGATAAGGACAAAGTAGAAGATGCACTGCCTTTGTTGATGAAAGGCTTGAAAGATGCAAAGAATGCTTACGACTTGCCTGACAAGTCGGATGATGACGACTACGCCATAAGCAGAGCTGCGATGGTCGGTGTTGACAGGTTTAAACCTAGAGCAAAGGCTCAGACTCCCTGA
- a CDS encoding metallophosphoesterase family protein, whose translation MKYAFLSDIHSNLVALQAVLNDLSGRADRIFVLGDIVGYGPQPSEVLEWVRSNAAASVQGNHDYAVGTGDTAWLNTAAAFAAEWTRKMLSFEQLNYLASLPHKHRFEVDDQKFLLVHGSPDDPLHEYVFPQTHESLFDHYLNKERVSVLAMGHTHYPFSSNTEKGTVFNPGSVGQPRDGDPRASYAIVEVSSGGIRVENRRVEYDIKQTADLIYKAGLPRKFGDRLFQGV comes from the coding sequence ATGAAGTATGCCTTTCTCTCGGATATACACTCGAATCTGGTAGCACTTCAGGCAGTGCTGAACGACCTTTCCGGAAGGGCAGACAGGATATTCGTGCTCGGAGATATTGTAGGTTATGGGCCTCAGCCTTCTGAAGTCCTCGAATGGGTCAGGTCGAACGCCGCTGCTTCGGTTCAGGGAAATCATGATTATGCTGTTGGCACTGGAGACACAGCCTGGCTCAATACTGCTGCTGCATTCGCAGCTGAATGGACAAGGAAGATGCTCAGCTTCGAACAGCTGAACTATCTTGCATCTCTTCCCCATAAACACAGGTTTGAAGTTGACGATCAAAAGTTTCTACTTGTACATGGTAGCCCTGATGATCCCCTGCACGAATACGTCTTCCCTCAGACCCATGAATCACTTTTCGACCACTATCTGAATAAGGAGAGGGTTTCAGTATTGGCGATGGGGCATACTCACTATCCCTTTTCTAGCAATACCGAAAAAGGCACTGTATTCAACCCTGGAAGTGTCGGGCAACCCAGAGATGGAGACCCCAGGGCGAGCTATGCGATTGTAGAAGTCTCTTCAGGCGGTATCAGGGTTGAGAACAGAAGGGTTGAGTATGATATCAAACAGACTGCAGACCTGATATACAAAGCCGGGCTTCCAAGGAAGTTCGGGGACAGACTCTTTCAGGGAGTCTGA